In one Spirosoma rigui genomic region, the following are encoded:
- a CDS encoding Mrp/NBP35 family ATP-binding protein, protein MSDYRLSKEAVLRALSTVEEPDLKRDLVSLNMVKDIVLGIGSVRFTVVLTTPACPLKEVIRKRCEDAIHTQIGADIQITIDMTSDVTSTRMNAPTLPGVKNIIAVSSGKGGVGKSTVTANLAIALHKSGAKVGIIDADIYGPSIPTMFGAEDIQPRIFQVDGQTRMEPIQQFGIKLLSMGFLVAPGQAIIWRGTMAGRALQQFFSDADWGELDYLLIDLPPGTGDIHLTLVQTVPVTGAIIVTTPQKVALADATKGLAMFRQPQINVPVLGVIENMSYFTPAELPDHQYYIFGKGGGKELADQFDVPLLGQIPLVQSIREAGDEGRPAISIGEPVASEAFSAAAEALAQQIAIRNATVDRTKRVEVA, encoded by the coding sequence AAACGTGACCTCGTTTCACTCAACATGGTCAAAGATATCGTGCTGGGCATTGGCTCGGTCCGGTTCACGGTCGTCCTCACTACGCCCGCCTGTCCCCTCAAAGAAGTGATCCGGAAACGGTGCGAAGATGCTATTCATACCCAGATCGGTGCCGATATTCAGATTACGATCGATATGACGTCGGATGTGACCTCGACCCGGATGAATGCGCCTACCCTGCCGGGTGTCAAAAACATCATTGCGGTATCGTCGGGCAAAGGGGGTGTGGGTAAATCGACCGTAACGGCGAACCTGGCTATTGCCCTGCACAAGTCCGGCGCTAAGGTTGGTATTATTGACGCCGATATTTACGGACCTTCCATCCCGACTATGTTCGGCGCCGAAGACATTCAGCCCCGCATTTTCCAGGTCGACGGACAAACCCGGATGGAGCCGATTCAGCAGTTCGGCATCAAACTGTTGTCGATGGGTTTCCTGGTTGCACCAGGACAGGCGATCATCTGGCGGGGCACTATGGCCGGCCGGGCACTGCAGCAGTTTTTCTCCGATGCCGACTGGGGCGAACTCGATTACCTGCTTATTGATCTGCCTCCCGGAACAGGTGATATTCACCTGACGCTGGTACAGACCGTACCGGTGACGGGTGCGATCATCGTGACAACGCCCCAGAAGGTAGCGCTGGCCGACGCGACAAAAGGACTGGCCATGTTCCGGCAACCACAAATCAATGTACCGGTGCTGGGAGTGATCGAAAACATGTCCTACTTCACCCCGGCCGAATTACCCGATCACCAGTATTACATTTTTGGTAAAGGGGGTGGCAAAGAACTGGCCGACCAGTTCGACGTACCCCTGCTGGGTCAAATCCCGCTGGTACAGAGCATCCGCGAAGCCGGCGACGAAGGTCGTCCTGCCATCAGCATTGGTGAACCCGTTGCCAGCGAAGCCTTTTCGGCCGCGGCCGAAGCACTGGCCCAACAGATTGCGATTCGGAACGCAACTGTCGACCGAACGAAGCGGGTTGAAGTTGCATAA
- a CDS encoding NifU family protein, with translation METAVQNDQLITKVERALDSMRPYLAADGGNVRVLEVTDDKTVRLELMGACGSCPMSAMTFKGGLEEAILKAVPEIQKVEAINITPAF, from the coding sequence ATGGAAACGGCAGTTCAAAACGACCAGCTAATTACAAAAGTCGAGCGGGCACTAGATAGCATGAGACCGTATCTGGCGGCCGATGGCGGTAACGTACGTGTGCTTGAGGTGACTGATGACAAGACGGTTCGCCTTGAACTGATGGGCGCATGCGGCTCCTGCCCAATGTCGGCCATGACATTTAAGGGGGGACTGGAAGAAGCCATCCTGAAAGCGGTACCGGAGATTCAGAAAGTAGAAGCGATCAATATTACCCCCGCATTCTGA
- a CDS encoding D-alanine--D-alanine ligase family protein — protein sequence MKIGIFFGGPAREREVSFAGGRTALANLDKGLFEPVLVFVDGRGRFRLVTPDFLQSPSLRDVLPQGDSTFSVYDESLPVDLLNAALPELRPEQFREHFDLAFLAMHGPDCEDGAIQGLLEWYKMPYTGPGLVGSAVGINKILQNELIALANGQQKKTATISRDAYERTDKAQFFQSLTEHLGLPIVIKAPHQGSSIGVVIVREADLNQFCRGVEQCFFTMSVQPDGWSQLSQWTSLTAEQKHELAQKMVSLDSGISFPVVIEQTGEVITHPAEFIQKLDALAGSGSITLASVNAEDEVLFEEFISGQEFSCGVIQDDDQTAIALPPTEIYNTVAFDFETKYKSNVAKKRIPVDTTLENNRKIQLAVADVFKRLGINVYSRIDGFLTATGDVLLHDPNTIPGMSPSSLIFKQMAEIGLNLSNSLTYLIRQSLRERIRTGKNTFRLKQLLADLDAKLAARKANPLPERVVSFGPTDEQFIAAKQQYNELAASATVRPSLMYIKNKTESHEVPVYLLFKDTIDELEAALGQPRHPLLIETTERTKHITDRYV from the coding sequence GTGAAAATAGGCATTTTTTTCGGTGGACCGGCGCGGGAGCGCGAGGTATCGTTTGCCGGTGGGCGCACCGCCCTGGCCAATCTGGACAAGGGCTTATTTGAGCCTGTACTCGTATTTGTTGATGGACGCGGTCGGTTCCGGCTCGTTACCCCCGACTTCTTACAGTCGCCCTCCCTGCGCGACGTGCTCCCCCAGGGTGACTCGACGTTCTCGGTCTACGATGAATCGCTGCCCGTTGACCTCCTCAACGCAGCCTTACCTGAACTGCGGCCCGAACAGTTCCGGGAACATTTCGATCTGGCATTCCTGGCCATGCACGGCCCCGACTGCGAAGACGGCGCCATTCAGGGCTTACTGGAGTGGTATAAAATGCCCTATACCGGCCCCGGCCTGGTTGGGTCGGCGGTGGGTATCAACAAAATCCTCCAGAATGAACTGATTGCGCTGGCTAATGGGCAGCAGAAAAAAACGGCGACCATCAGCCGCGACGCCTACGAACGCACGGACAAAGCGCAGTTCTTCCAGTCGCTGACCGAACACCTGGGCCTGCCTATCGTTATCAAAGCCCCCCACCAGGGATCAAGTATTGGCGTAGTGATTGTCCGCGAAGCCGACCTGAACCAGTTTTGCCGGGGAGTTGAGCAGTGCTTTTTCACCATGAGCGTACAGCCCGATGGATGGAGTCAACTCAGCCAGTGGACGAGCCTGACGGCAGAACAGAAGCACGAACTGGCGCAGAAGATGGTTAGTCTGGACTCGGGTATCAGTTTCCCCGTTGTGATCGAGCAGACCGGCGAGGTAATCACCCACCCGGCCGAGTTCATTCAGAAACTCGACGCGCTGGCCGGCAGCGGCTCCATAACGCTGGCGTCGGTGAATGCCGAAGACGAGGTGTTATTCGAAGAATTCATCAGCGGTCAGGAGTTCTCGTGCGGAGTTATTCAGGACGACGATCAAACCGCCATCGCCCTACCACCCACTGAAATCTACAATACCGTTGCCTTCGACTTCGAAACGAAGTACAAATCGAACGTAGCGAAAAAGCGGATTCCCGTAGACACTACCCTCGAAAATAACCGCAAGATCCAGCTGGCCGTAGCGGACGTTTTTAAACGGCTGGGCATCAACGTTTACTCCCGCATCGACGGCTTCCTGACGGCTACGGGTGATGTACTGCTCCACGACCCGAACACCATTCCAGGCATGTCGCCGTCGTCGCTTATTTTCAAGCAGATGGCCGAGATTGGGCTCAACCTGTCCAACTCCCTCACGTACCTCATCCGCCAATCCCTGCGCGAACGCATCCGGACGGGCAAGAACACCTTTCGACTGAAACAGTTGCTGGCCGATCTTGACGCTAAACTGGCCGCCCGCAAGGCAAATCCCCTGCCCGAGCGCGTCGTCTCGTTCGGACCGACAGATGAACAGTTCATTGCCGCCAAGCAACAGTACAACGAACTGGCCGCATCAGCTACGGTACGCCCGTCGCTGATGTACATAAAGAACAAAACCGAGAGCCACGAGGTCCCGGTTTATTTGTTGTTCAAAGATACCATCGACGAACTGGAAGCAGCCCTTGGCCAGCCCCGCCACCCGCTGCTGATCGAAACGACCGAGCGGACGAAGCATATCACCGACCGCTACGTCTAA
- a CDS encoding helix-turn-helix domain-containing protein: MSIRVNVDVMMARRKLSLTELSGRVGITLANLSILKTGKAKAVRFETLDALCRALDCQPGDLLEYVPESEE; this comes from the coding sequence ATGTCTATACGCGTGAATGTAGATGTGATGATGGCCCGACGGAAACTGTCACTGACTGAATTATCCGGACGGGTTGGTATTACGCTGGCGAACCTTTCGATTCTTAAGACGGGTAAGGCGAAAGCGGTTCGCTTTGAAACACTCGACGCTTTATGCCGGGCTCTGGACTGTCAACCCGGTGATCTGCTGGAGTACGTGCCGGAGTCGGAAGAATGA
- a CDS encoding DUF2975 domain-containing protein: protein MRWSLSRKLTFLADALFYITLVMIVGIMAVFVLGAAYYPALVHFSINLPVNLEGLTKEVPLGEALRLTNGPESSISIAITDRGVLMDHMGLCLKIGFVTLFGTGLALTMLWNIRQIMRTVSTPQVFSSENLWRVRKVAFLIIALGLLRPLMLLLIRSDVTALFETHQIRYSQFYLNPGLFEGVLIGFFMLGLVEVFRSGLQLRQEQDLTI from the coding sequence ATGAGATGGTCACTATCGAGAAAACTGACGTTTCTGGCAGATGCGCTGTTTTACATCACACTTGTAATGATTGTTGGTATAATGGCTGTTTTCGTGCTGGGTGCTGCGTATTACCCGGCGCTTGTTCATTTCTCGATAAATCTGCCAGTTAATCTGGAGGGGTTGACGAAGGAGGTACCGTTGGGAGAAGCACTGCGTTTAACCAATGGTCCTGAATCGTCGATCAGTATTGCCATCACCGACAGAGGTGTACTGATGGATCACATGGGGCTCTGTCTGAAAATAGGATTCGTTACCTTGTTTGGTACCGGACTTGCCCTGACGATGCTGTGGAACATCAGGCAGATAATGAGGACGGTGTCAACGCCACAGGTATTCAGTTCTGAAAACCTGTGGCGGGTTCGTAAAGTGGCGTTTTTGATTATCGCACTTGGGTTATTACGTCCGCTAATGTTGCTCTTGATTAGGAGTGATGTGACAGCTTTGTTTGAGACGCATCAAATCCGGTATTCCCAGTTCTACCTGAACCCCGGCCTTTTTGAAGGAGTGCTGATCGGATTTTTTATGCTGGGACTGGTCGAGGTGTTCCGGTCTGGTCTTCAGCTCAGGCAGGAGCAGGATCTAACTATCTGA
- a CDS encoding phospho-sugar mutase, with protein MTTTLDTSTQQRVDQWLAGNYDADTKASIQKLIDEGNSTELTDAFYRDLEFGTGGLRGVLGVGSNRMNRYTVGAATQGLSNYINAAFPGEDISVAIAHDSRRMSPEFARLVADIFTANGIKVYLFSSLRPTPELSFAIRQLGCQSGIVVTASHNPPEYNGYKVYWNDGGQVVAPHDKAIIAEVNKITSVDAIKFEGVPERIHMIDEEIDAPYVERLKTNAVNPDVIKRQADLNIVYTPIHGTGITLVPRTLAALGFTNVHIVEEQATPDGNFPTVKSPNPEERAAMQLALDLANKLNADLVMATDPDADRVGAGARNHHGEFELLNGNQMASLIIYYLLNAWKETGKLTGKEFVAKTIVTTDLIDKMCERYGVNCYNTLTGFKYIAEVIRELEGKEQFIGGGEESYGYLIGDFVRDKDAIASCAIIAELTAYAKDQGKSLFDMLMAMYQENGFYYEALVSLTKKGKSGAEEIQQMMADFRANPPKSIAGSPVVRVDDYKSLMRLDAQTGQSTAMTSGSMGIESSNVLQFFTADGTKVSARPSGTEPKIKFYVSVNEPLESKEAFDDTYAQLKEKVQRVIDELQLK; from the coding sequence ATGACAACCACATTAGACACCTCTACCCAACAGCGCGTTGACCAATGGCTGGCGGGTAATTACGACGCCGACACCAAAGCTTCCATCCAGAAACTCATTGATGAAGGCAACTCGACCGAACTGACCGACGCGTTCTACCGCGACCTTGAGTTCGGGACGGGTGGCCTGCGGGGCGTATTGGGCGTTGGCTCCAACCGCATGAACCGGTACACGGTTGGCGCGGCTACCCAGGGGCTCTCCAACTACATCAACGCAGCTTTTCCGGGCGAGGACATCAGCGTGGCCATTGCGCACGACAGCCGCCGGATGAGTCCGGAGTTTGCCCGCCTGGTGGCCGACATTTTCACCGCCAACGGCATCAAGGTGTACCTCTTCAGCAGTCTGCGCCCAACCCCGGAGCTTTCCTTTGCCATCCGGCAACTGGGCTGCCAGAGCGGCATCGTCGTTACGGCCTCACACAACCCGCCCGAGTACAACGGGTACAAGGTGTACTGGAACGATGGTGGTCAGGTGGTAGCCCCGCACGATAAGGCAATCATTGCCGAAGTAAACAAAATCACCTCGGTCGACGCGATCAAGTTTGAGGGTGTCCCCGAGCGCATCCACATGATCGACGAGGAAATCGACGCGCCCTACGTCGAGCGGCTCAAAACCAATGCCGTCAATCCGGACGTGATCAAGCGGCAGGCCGATCTGAACATCGTGTACACCCCCATCCACGGCACCGGCATTACCCTCGTACCGCGCACCCTGGCAGCCCTGGGCTTTACCAACGTGCACATTGTGGAAGAGCAGGCGACACCCGACGGCAACTTCCCAACCGTGAAATCGCCCAACCCCGAAGAGCGGGCCGCCATGCAACTGGCCCTCGACCTGGCCAATAAGCTCAACGCCGACCTGGTTATGGCCACCGACCCCGATGCTGACCGCGTGGGTGCCGGTGCCCGGAACCACCACGGCGAGTTCGAGTTGCTCAACGGCAACCAGATGGCCAGCCTGATTATCTACTACCTGCTCAACGCCTGGAAAGAAACCGGCAAGCTGACGGGGAAAGAGTTCGTGGCAAAAACCATCGTGACCACCGACCTCATCGACAAGATGTGCGAGCGATACGGGGTCAACTGCTACAATACCCTGACGGGCTTTAAATACATTGCCGAGGTTATCCGCGAACTCGAAGGCAAGGAGCAGTTCATTGGCGGTGGCGAAGAAAGCTACGGCTACCTGATCGGCGATTTCGTGCGTGATAAGGACGCCATTGCTTCCTGCGCTATCATTGCTGAGCTAACCGCCTACGCCAAAGATCAGGGCAAGAGCCTGTTCGATATGCTGATGGCGATGTACCAGGAAAACGGATTCTACTACGAAGCCCTGGTTTCCCTGACCAAAAAAGGAAAATCCGGTGCCGAAGAAATTCAGCAGATGATGGCCGACTTCCGGGCCAACCCGCCGAAGTCGATTGCCGGATCACCCGTAGTACGCGTGGACGACTACAAGAGCCTGATGCGGCTGGATGCCCAGACGGGTCAGTCGACGGCCATGACATCGGGCAGCATGGGCATCGAGTCGTCGAACGTGCTTCAGTTCTTCACCGCCGACGGAACCAAAGTATCCGCCCGGCCCAGCGGTACCGAGCCTAAGATCAAGTTCTACGTATCGGTCAACGAGCCCCTCGAAAGCAAGGAAGCCTTTGACGATACGTACGCCCAGTTGAAGGAAAAAGTGCAGCGGGTTATTGATGAGTTACAGCTCAAGTAA
- a CDS encoding SusC/RagA family TonB-linked outer membrane protein, with the protein MKNLLLRTYRIVPLLLLGWLWCAGAIAQDRRVTGRVKDETGAGLPGVSVVLKGSQTGTTTDADGQYSLATTGSNPTLVFSYVGYISQEVAVGNRTSVDLSLKADDKVLDEIVVIGYGTTRKSDLTGSVATVKQSQLQERPAPSLAQALSGRMPGVQVNTNSGRPGGRTTIRVRGFSSINSSNNPLYVVDGVMLPQGTQAQYGSAIDYINPNDIVSVEVLKDASSTAIYGARGANGVVLVTTKKGKAGEGQVTYNADFSVNTIGPNRPRVLNAREYLATEDLAYANIAKYDPTGWASGKYKNLDPIARRREYSAKYPGVFDSNLNPLYDTDWFKEATQNKLSQNHQLGFSGGNERTQYSISLGYRNDEGLIKTSYLKRYSGRFTVDDQVKKWLKIGGTLSYNNQSENIVDQNDAVARQIVEDFPFLPVQYADGTYANNRDYPSAEGSFSSVHRLMGRKYILNSQTTLGSLYTNINLAKGLEMRTVLGANVLTQEQNESQTRTLAIGDQGNASARNRKESFWSLENYLTYNKQFNEKHSLTALLGVSWQETNFFRIAAITRGFSTDYFGFNNLGAGSTNPQVESDANRFAFNSYFGRVNYGYLDKYLLTVTGRADGSSKFGNNHKFAFFPSAALAWRVSEEDFLKGNSVISNLKVRTSYGLTGNSEIPPYSSLALLRSNYATVYNDVRVSGTGIDRLANPDLRWEKTAQADFGVELGLLKGRISIEADYYYRKTTDMLLDAPVPRTSGYGTIRKNVGSMQNQGIELGINTVNIDADGFQWNTAFNISMNRNKVLSLATPSDIFGVGGPNFTNQTNIIRVGEPVGSFWGLTRLGTWSEAEREEAAKFTSYRSGLTLLPGDIKYLDVNGDKAITDADRSIIGNGSPKAWGALTNTFRYKNLDLTFEMQYSYGNDVMLMNLHASEDRQALANSYTTVLNAWTPQNQNTPIAEIRETRAGYVTNVDSHWIKDGSFLRGRNLLVGYTFPAAVTNRLKLSRLRVYASGQNIFLLVKDKVIGDPEVTPTNQGDGSSAFTQGMIWHNYPKPTIYMVGLQVGF; encoded by the coding sequence ATGAAAAACTTATTACTTCGAACGTATCGAATTGTGCCTCTACTCCTGCTGGGTTGGCTGTGGTGTGCGGGTGCAATAGCTCAGGACCGCCGAGTAACGGGACGGGTGAAAGACGAAACCGGCGCCGGACTGCCGGGGGTGAGTGTCGTGCTGAAAGGGAGCCAGACGGGTACCACCACCGACGCCGACGGGCAGTACAGCCTGGCCACAACGGGCAGCAACCCCACGCTTGTTTTCTCCTACGTAGGGTATATATCCCAGGAAGTAGCGGTTGGCAACCGGACATCGGTCGATCTGTCGCTGAAAGCCGACGACAAGGTACTCGACGAGATTGTGGTCATCGGTTACGGTACAACCCGCAAATCTGACCTGACCGGATCGGTAGCTACGGTAAAGCAGTCACAGTTGCAGGAGCGTCCCGCCCCCTCGCTGGCGCAGGCCCTGTCGGGTCGGATGCCCGGCGTTCAGGTGAACACCAACTCGGGTCGGCCGGGTGGCCGGACCACCATCCGGGTACGGGGTTTTAGCTCGATCAACTCATCGAACAACCCACTCTATGTAGTTGACGGAGTTATGCTGCCGCAAGGTACGCAGGCCCAGTACGGCTCGGCCATCGATTACATCAACCCGAACGACATTGTTTCGGTTGAAGTGCTGAAAGATGCCTCCTCAACGGCTATCTACGGTGCACGGGGAGCCAACGGCGTTGTGCTGGTCACCACCAAAAAAGGCAAAGCGGGCGAAGGACAGGTAACCTACAACGCCGATTTCAGCGTAAATACCATCGGACCAAACCGCCCGCGGGTATTGAATGCCCGTGAGTATCTGGCAACGGAAGACCTCGCCTACGCGAATATTGCCAAATACGATCCGACTGGCTGGGCCTCCGGTAAATACAAGAACCTGGACCCGATTGCCAGACGGAGAGAATACAGCGCCAAGTATCCGGGCGTTTTTGACAGCAACCTAAACCCACTCTACGATACCGACTGGTTTAAGGAGGCCACGCAGAACAAATTGTCTCAGAACCACCAGCTGGGTTTCAGCGGGGGTAATGAGCGGACCCAGTATTCGATTTCCCTCGGCTACCGGAATGACGAAGGGCTTATCAAAACCTCGTACCTGAAACGGTATTCGGGCCGCTTCACCGTTGACGATCAGGTGAAAAAATGGCTGAAGATTGGCGGTACGCTGAGCTACAACAACCAGTCGGAAAACATTGTCGACCAGAATGATGCCGTAGCGCGTCAGATCGTTGAAGACTTTCCATTCCTGCCCGTTCAGTACGCCGATGGTACCTACGCCAACAACCGCGATTATCCGTCGGCAGAGGGTAGCTTCAGTTCGGTACACCGCCTGATGGGCCGGAAGTATATCCTGAACAGCCAGACCACGCTGGGTAGCCTTTACACGAATATCAACCTGGCGAAAGGGCTGGAAATGCGTACCGTATTGGGTGCCAACGTCCTGACGCAGGAGCAAAACGAGTCGCAAACCCGGACGCTGGCCATCGGCGATCAGGGGAACGCGTCGGCCCGCAACCGGAAGGAGAGCTTCTGGTCGCTGGAGAACTACCTGACCTACAACAAGCAGTTCAACGAGAAGCACTCCCTGACCGCCCTGCTGGGGGTATCGTGGCAGGAAACGAACTTCTTCCGTATTGCGGCAATCACCCGTGGTTTCTCCACTGATTACTTTGGTTTCAACAACCTGGGCGCGGGCAGCACCAACCCGCAGGTGGAATCGGATGCCAACCGGTTTGCGTTTAACTCCTACTTCGGCCGCGTCAACTACGGCTACCTGGACAAGTACCTGCTGACCGTTACGGGCCGGGCCGATGGGTCGTCCAAGTTCGGTAACAACCACAAATTTGCGTTCTTCCCCTCGGCTGCGCTGGCGTGGCGGGTGTCGGAAGAGGATTTCCTGAAAGGCAATTCGGTTATCTCGAACCTGAAGGTACGGACCAGCTACGGTCTGACCGGTAACTCCGAAATTCCGCCTTACTCTTCGCTGGCCCTGCTGCGCTCGAACTACGCGACGGTCTATAATGACGTACGGGTAAGCGGAACGGGTATCGACCGGCTGGCTAACCCGGATCTGCGCTGGGAGAAAACAGCCCAGGCTGATTTCGGGGTTGAACTGGGTCTGTTGAAAGGCCGCATCTCGATCGAAGCGGATTACTACTATCGCAAAACGACCGACATGCTGCTCGACGCTCCCGTACCCCGCACGAGTGGCTACGGCACGATCCGCAAGAACGTTGGGTCGATGCAGAACCAGGGCATTGAACTGGGAATCAATACCGTCAACATTGACGCAGATGGTTTCCAGTGGAATACGGCGTTCAACATTTCGATGAACCGCAACAAGGTACTCTCGCTGGCTACCCCATCCGACATCTTTGGTGTGGGTGGTCCAAACTTTACCAACCAGACCAACATCATTCGCGTGGGTGAGCCCGTTGGTTCGTTCTGGGGACTAACCCGTCTGGGAACCTGGAGTGAAGCTGAGCGCGAAGAAGCTGCTAAGTTCACCAGCTACCGTAGCGGATTGACGCTGCTGCCCGGCGACATCAAATACCTCGACGTGAACGGCGACAAAGCCATCACCGACGCCGACCGGAGCATCATCGGCAACGGTAGCCCAAAAGCGTGGGGCGCGCTGACGAACACCTTCCGGTACAAGAATCTGGACCTGACGTTTGAAATGCAGTACTCCTACGGGAACGACGTTATGCTGATGAACCTGCACGCCAGCGAAGACCGGCAGGCACTGGCCAACAGCTACACGACCGTACTGAATGCCTGGACGCCCCAGAACCAGAACACACCCATTGCTGAAATTCGGGAAACCCGCGCGGGTTACGTAACGAACGTTGACAGCCACTGGATCAAGGATGGCTCCTTCCTGCGCGGCCGCAACCTGCTGGTGGGCTACACTTTCCCCGCAGCCGTCACCAACCGGCTTAAGCTGAGCCGCCTGCGCGTATACGCATCGGGGCAGAACATCTTCCTGCTGGTGAAGGACAAAGTCATCGGCGATCCGGAAGTAACACCAACCAACCAGGGCGATGGCAGCAGTGCCTTTACCCAGGGCATGATCTGGCACAACTACCCAAAACCAACGATCTACATGGTTGGCCTGCAGGTTGGCTTCTAA
- a CDS encoding RagB/SusD family nutrient uptake outer membrane protein has product MTRTLLNRVSKVALVGALLCGQAGCSDFLDEQAPSNLTPTNFYTIPDHAEAALAAVYTDMRFMGDASGIFSSNWQLLEAPTGTSTTETAQNSDLNNLYGLVYDGNTQHIVNYWNGLYKVIAQANQVLDKVPGINPMPEAQKAKVLGEARFLRAWAYFTAVRLWGDVPLVTKPQTVTSADFLPARASQEEVYKLIVEDLIAAEAAGLPWTDVSGRVNLAATKSQLARVYLTMAGFPLNKGASYYKLAADKAFEVITYANANPTAVNLFTNYEDLHRESTENRLEHLFMLQYNTLVAGNPMDNMYPNFKPVTYNGPSGTGSTVPTSAFYASYETGDLRAKNQEGFFYTSYFTNGNGAPFDLGAPYIFKHFNRTANGTSGTAGNRLNNLNVPMIRYAEVLLMYAEAQNELGAPTQAAYDAFKRIRDRAKLTTPALGSYTQASFREAVWRERWHELCYEQITWFDMVRLRKVYNETTNGFDNFVGHINKSSNQPLQEKHLLFPLGKQEMLNNPNLRPQNPGYPGV; this is encoded by the coding sequence ATGACACGTACGCTATTAAACCGCGTCAGCAAGGTAGCCCTGGTGGGCGCTCTCCTCTGCGGGCAAGCTGGTTGCTCTGACTTTCTGGATGAACAGGCTCCGTCAAACCTGACACCAACCAATTTCTATACCATCCCCGACCATGCCGAAGCTGCGCTGGCAGCCGTATATACCGATATGCGGTTCATGGGCGACGCATCCGGAATTTTCTCGTCGAACTGGCAGTTGCTTGAAGCCCCGACCGGCACCTCAACCACGGAAACTGCTCAGAACTCCGACCTGAACAACCTCTACGGTCTGGTCTACGATGGCAATACCCAGCACATCGTCAATTACTGGAATGGCCTCTACAAAGTGATTGCCCAGGCAAACCAGGTGCTCGACAAAGTTCCGGGTATCAACCCGATGCCCGAAGCCCAAAAAGCTAAGGTACTCGGCGAAGCACGGTTTCTGCGGGCTTGGGCCTACTTTACGGCGGTCCGGTTGTGGGGCGATGTACCACTGGTAACGAAACCACAGACCGTAACCTCGGCCGATTTCCTGCCCGCCCGTGCTTCGCAGGAAGAGGTGTACAAACTGATCGTGGAAGACCTTATTGCGGCCGAAGCGGCTGGCCTGCCCTGGACGGATGTATCCGGACGCGTTAACCTGGCGGCTACCAAATCGCAACTGGCGAGGGTCTACCTGACCATGGCCGGTTTCCCGCTCAACAAGGGCGCGTCGTACTACAAGCTCGCGGCCGATAAAGCCTTTGAGGTGATTACCTACGCCAACGCGAACCCCACGGCGGTCAACCTGTTCACGAACTACGAAGATCTGCACCGCGAAAGCACGGAGAACCGACTGGAGCATCTGTTCATGCTTCAGTACAATACGCTGGTAGCGGGCAACCCGATGGATAACATGTACCCCAACTTCAAACCGGTAACCTACAACGGGCCATCAGGTACGGGTAGTACAGTTCCCACATCTGCCTTCTACGCGTCTTACGAGACGGGTGATCTTCGGGCCAAGAACCAGGAAGGGTTCTTTTATACCAGCTATTTTACCAATGGCAACGGAGCCCCGTTCGACCTGGGTGCGCCGTACATCTTCAAGCATTTCAACCGCACGGCCAATGGTACGTCGGGAACAGCGGGGAACCGGCTCAACAATCTGAACGTACCCATGATTCGCTACGCCGAAGTATTGCTGATGTATGCCGAAGCGCAGAATGAGTTAGGTGCTCCCACGCAGGCAGCCTACGATGCCTTTAAACGCATCCGTGATCGGGCCAAGCTGACGACACCCGCCCTGGGCAGCTACACGCAGGCCAGCTTCCGCGAAGCTGTCTGGCGGGAGCGCTGGCATGAACTGTGCTACGAGCAGATCACCTGGTTTGATATGGTGCGCCTGCGGAAGGTGTACAACGAAACCACCAATGGATTCGACAACTTTGTTGGTCATATTAACAAAAGCTCCAACCAGCCCCTACAGGAAAAGCATCTGTTGTTCCCCCTTGGCAAACAGGAAATGCTCAACAACCCAAACCTGAGACCCCAGAACCCGGGCTACCCCGGCGTCTAG